ctttttgtatttgtgccaatttagtcctaaacatttttatgttgtgccaatttagtcatttccagctaattttggtcggattttgcttACTAGATGCCGGCCGGCTGACATGGCCTCATCGGCGCGAcgtagacaacttttaataatattttaatattttagaatttttttttttttttttttttttttttatcttttttccttctcctcctcattCTCGGTGAggttgaggtcgaccttgctagccacctcgctagtggccgcgagggcggcctcgagCTGGCTTCATGCCGGGTTGGTGGGGCTCGCCCTTGCTGGCCATAGGCGAGGCTCGACTctcaccagatttggcgagggcgagcccgccaacccggcgcgaggccgcccttgcACCTCGAGCTGGCCTTGCCACCTAGGCCTCGAGGGCGGCTTGCGCCgagcgggcgaggccgaccctccctgatccggcgagggtcaagcctcgcccatggcaaAGTGCCGAGcggcaataaaaagaaaaataaaaatattcaaaaatattaaaatattattaaaagttgtcaacgtcAGCACCGATGAGGCCACATTAGCTAGCTAGAGcttagtcagcaaaatccaaccaaaattgatcggaaatgactaaattggcacaatgtaaacatgtttaggactaaagtggcacaaaaaaaaagtttatgactaaattagcacaaatacaaaaggtttgggatttttttaggACTTTTCCCCACTTTTATGTCATGACAACCACACAATATAAACTTGTGAATGGTCTTAGTTATGTTAACTTAAAATATAATGATAACATTTGTATAAGACATTAGTCATGACATATTGATAAAGACAtcgaatttctattttcaaacaGCCTAATATAAACcattaaaataatgaaagagTCTCAGGTAAATTCCCAAACTCACCTTCACTTTATTTACCATGTATTACACTAGGAACACCCTAGCTAGGGAATAATCAAACCGCACTTAGTTAGGTCCTTGAGCATGGACTCTTAAACATTGACAAAAGGGTAAATCTCGTATCGGAAGTTGCAGCTCCCGCCAACCACTCGCCCCCCTTCCTTCCCGTCGCAATAGCTTGGAAGCTCGCCGATTGCGCCCTCAAGACACTCCTTGCACTTGGTCGCCGACAGATCCCTCGTGCACTGCACTAATCCGTATAGCTTCGTCTTATCCTCCAGTCCCATCTCTCTAGTCGCGTATAGCTTTGGCATCATGTAAGCCTCCTCGACCAGCCCGGTCAGCAGCCCCCTTACCTTGCCGTTGAACGCCTTCGGGTCGCTCACATTTTTCAGGTTCCACATGTAGAACTTGTTGGCATTGTCGATCTGGCTAAAGAAGTCGCTGTCAAGGTACTTGAACATGCAGTCGTCGTACCAGATTATTGCCCCCTTGTTGTGAGGGTAGCGGCGGTGGATCTCGGCGACAACATCCACCACGCAGGCCTTGTAGTCCGATGGCGATGTGTCGCCCCGGCACAGTGTGAGGCCATAGTTGTTGGAGATGTGTTTCAATGCTATTGCTGATGTtccgtctttttttttctttttatattattcagTCAAGTTTATTTGTTAGGCGGTTGGTTTGTtagctattttctaggaagtggAACAAGTTCTGTTTTGCGCGTTTGTGTGTGGTTCCAAAAGATGTTCTTATTTAGCTTGTACTTGAcagtttttttagaataaatgaaGTTCAATGTTTTGTTTCATTCCTTCTCTCTCAATGTAACTAGAAGCTTGTGAGTATTAGTTGAATATATCAGCAATAAcggtggtatcagagcctctgtgggatcttaagggactgtgaagtgaggGTAAGTGAGTGAAGACTGCTTCCAATCTACAAAGAAAAAGCTTATGAAGGCAGGATCGAGTGGATTCTCTACTATGGCTACTCCAGTCTTtactggggaaaattatcaagctTGGACTGTCAAGATGACAACattcttggagggtcatgatctATGGGAGGTTGTGGAGAATGATTCtgaggttgctccacttccaaacaatccgaccttgaatcagataaagtaccataaagagagaatcacaaggaaggccaaggcaaaCTCTTACCGGTATGCTACTGTCTCACCCCCTATtttcacaaggatcatgagatgtgattttgcaaaggcaatatgggatttcttgaaggataaatacgagggagatgagaagataaggaGCATGAAtgtgctgaatctcttgagggagtttgagagacagTAGACGAAGGATTCAGAGTCAGTGAAGGAATATTCTGATAGGCTGATTGAGGTAACTGAAAAAATCATAGTCTTAGGAA
This region of Eucalyptus grandis isolate ANBG69807.140 chromosome 8, ASM1654582v1, whole genome shotgun sequence genomic DNA includes:
- the LOC120287314 gene encoding cysteine-rich repeat secretory protein 38-like — its product is SALLLRAALGADPLLHFSSTSENFTVGSPYESNLDKLTKTPSSGFGLGSIGQYQDQDYSLKHISNNYGLTLCRGDTSPSDYKACVVDVVAEIHRRYPHNKGAIIWYDDCMFKYLDSDFFSQIDNANKFYMWNLKNVSDPKAFNGKVRGLLTGLVEEAYMMPKLYATREMGLEDKTKLYGLVQCTRDLSATKCKECLEGAIGELPSYCDGKEGGRVVGGSCNFRYEIYPFVNV